One window of Brassica oleracea var. oleracea cultivar TO1000 unplaced genomic scaffold, BOL UnpScaffold01109, whole genome shotgun sequence genomic DNA carries:
- the LOC106320887 gene encoding helicase sen1 codes for MQRLWEVKEKKEKKERIIKGRDLVDVVFSWSVRDVLNSKLYKGKVDKIPNTFQSSKEYFKSFVNPIIEETHAALLSSMETLRRAPAFKVWEIKPAKDFKPPKNLYYEVTLQTVSDNTTKGDGKLLEFNDLIAVTDNKPCRIDDLRCSNEPYLLALVCGVNEDNPHLITILASKPIVFEEGHMETRKKGKGVKKSLSLFCVYLTNMMTNIRIWTALHPDPEGGNLKLISKVLKSHNEVGGESCVSCQENSENIMPNHIEKRLRSFKLNTSQEEAILRCLEAKNCRHSNNIKLIWGPPGTGKTKTTSVLLLNLFKMRCRTLTCAPTNIAVLEVASRVVKLVSESLRLGGYGLGDIVLFGNKERMKIDDREDLFDVFLDYRVDELYDCFQALTGWRANVQRMISLLTDPKEVYRQSFIENDKRRPSFKKFVEKRFSKLRTDLRSQFSTLCLHLPTASLSFQVAEKMNATNGLLRAMKVSDVVRVSGKEDTRKQDCVEMLGSICESIELPDFIGKFGLQRLCLENAYLMFCTASSSAKLHMSCPIQLLVIDEAAQLKECESAIPLQLPGLRHAVLIGDEKQLPAMIQSKIASEADLGRSLFERLVLLGHKKQLLNMQYRMHPSISIFPNREFYGMKILDAPSVRVRSYEKQFLPGKMYGPYSFINVPYGREQFGQGFSSKNILEVSLVDEILSKLYSVSRKSGRSISVGVISPYKAQVFAIQEKIGKKYDTSEKFTVSVRSVDGFQGGEEDIIIVSTVRSNGKGAIGFLSNQQRTNVALTRARFCLWILGNESTLTNNKSVWSRLVDDAKARHCFHDAYDDESLARCIKRSATALDDLDKLQNNKPLSFENSIWKVKSGLKNDIISHVSRSFALLSVVDETEAPNQSSKTSLMNLFETIEAEECVED; via the exons atgcagcGACTGTGGGAAGTGAAggaaaagaaggagaagaaggagagaatCATCAAAGGAAGAGATCTAGTGGATGTTGTCTTCTCATGGTCTGTTCGTGATGTCCTCAACTCAAAGCTTTACAAAGGAAAG GTTGATAAGATCCCTAACACATTCCAGTCAAGCAAAGAGTATTTTAAGTCATTTGTTAATCCGATCATCGAAGAGACACATGCTGCTTTGTTGTCAAGTATGGAAACTCTTAGAAGAGCACCAGCTTTCAAAGTTTGGGAAATCAAGCCAGCCAAAGATTTTAAACCTCCCAAGAATCTTTATTACGAGGTTACTTTGCAGACAGTGTCTGATAATACGACCAAGGGAGATGGGAAACTGTTGGAGTTCAACGATCTCATTGCAGTGACTGATAACAAGCCTTGTAGAATCGATGACTTGAGATGTTCCAATGAGCCTTACTTGCTTGCTCTTGTTTGTGGAGTGAACGAAGATAACCCACATTTGATTACTATTTTGGCTTCGAAACCCATCGTTTTCGAGGAAGGTCACATGGAAACAAGAAAGAAAGGCAAGGGTGTGAAGAAAAGCCTAAGCCTCTTTTGTGTTTATTTGACCAACATGATGACCAATATTCGTATTTGGACCGCCTTGCATCCAGATCCTGAAGGTGGAAACTTAAAGCTTATATCTAAAGTACTTAAAAGCCACAATGAG GTTGGTGGTGAAAGTTGTGTTTCTTGCCAAGAAAACAGTGAGAATATTATGCCAAATCACATAGAGAAAAGGCTGCGTTCTTTCAAACTGAATACATCTCAGGAGGAAGCGATTTTGCGTTGTCTAGAAGCCAAAAACTGCCGCCACTCCAACAATATCAAACTTATATGGGGACCACCAGGGACCGGGAAGACGAAAACAACAAGCGTTCTGCTTTTAAACCTCTTTAAAATGAGATGCAGGACACTGACTTGCGCTCCAACTAACATAGCTGTTCTGGAAGTTGCTTCAAGGGTTGTGAAACTAGTCTCCGAGTCATTGAGGCTTGGTGGATACGGTCTTGGAGATATTGTCTTGTTTGGCAACAAAGAAAGGATGAAGATCGATGATCGGGAGGACCTTTTCGATGTTTTCCTCGATTACCGAGTTGATGAGCTCTATGACTGCTTTCAGGCTTTAACTGGATGGAGAGCAAATGTTCAACGCATGATCTCTTTGCTCACTGATCCAAAAGAAGTGTATCGCCAATCCTTCATCGAGAATGACAAGCGTCGTCCTTCGTTTAAAAAGTTCGTAGAAAAGAGGTTTAGTAAACTGAGGACGGACTTGCGTTCTCAGTTCTCAACTTTGTGTCTGCATCTACCAACTGCTTCGCTCTCCTTTCAAGTCGCGGAGAAAATGAATGCCACTAATGGTCTACTTAGAGCTATGAAAGTTTCAGATGTCGTTAGAGTTTCCGGGAAAGAAGATACAAGAAAGCAAGATTGTGTGGAGATGTTAGGATCGATTTGCGAAAGCATCGAACTTCCTGATTTCATAGGGAAGTTCGGACTTCAAAGACTCTGCTTAGAAAACGCGTATCTGATGTTCTGCACAGCGTCGAGCTCTGCCAAGCTACACATGAGCTGTCCGATACAACTCCTCGTAATCGACGAAGCTGCTCAGTTAAAAGAATGCGAGTCTGCGATTCCTTTGCAGCTTCCAGGGCTTCGACACGCTGTTCTAATCGGCGACGAGAAGCAGTTACCTGCGATGATACAAAGCAAGATTGCTTCGGAGGCTGATCTTGGGAGGAGCTTGTTTGAGAGATTGGTGTTGTTGGGTCACAAGAAGCAGTTGCTGAACATGCAGTACCGGATGCATCCTTCTATTAGTATTTTCCCGAACCGAGAGTTTTATGGTATGAAGATTTTGGATGCTCCTTCTGTCAGGGTGAGAAGTTATGAGAAACAGTTTCTCCCTGGGAAAATGTATGGGCCTTACTCTTTCATCAACGTGCCCTATGGAAGAGAGCAGTTTGGACAAGGGTTCAGTTCGAAAAACATCCTTGAGGTCTCTCTTGTGGACGAGATTTTGTCAAAGCTGTACTCAG TATCAAGAAAGTCGGGAAGATCGATAAGTGTTGGTGTGATTTCACCTTACAAGGCTCAAGTGTTTGCAATTCAAGAAAAGATAGGCAAAAAGTATGATACCAGTGAGAAATTCACAGTGAGTGTTAGGTCTGTAGATGGGTTTCAAGGTGGTGAAGAAGATATTATAATAGTCTCAACCGTTAGGTCTAACGGTAAAGGAGCCATTGGTTTTTTATCTAACCAACAAAGAACCAACGTAGCACTCACACGTGCGAG ATTCTGCTTATGGATTCTTGGAAACGAGTCGACTTTGACCAACAATAAATCAGTATGGAGTCGGTTAGTAGATGATGCTAAGGCACGACACTGTTTTCATGACGCatatgatgatgaatcattagCTCGGTGTATTAAAAGATCAGCAACAGCCCTTGATGATCTTGATAAGCTTCAGAACAATAAGCCTCTTTCCTTTGAGAATTCGATATGGAAG GTCAAGTCTGGCTTAAAGAATGACATTATAAGCCATGTATCAAGATCGTTTGCGTTGCTGAGTGTTGTGGATGAAACCGAGGCACCGAACCAATCAAGCAAGACTTCTTTGATGAATCTTTTC GAAACAATCGAAGCTGAAGAATGTGTGGAAGATTAG